In a genomic window of Capillibacterium thermochitinicola:
- a CDS encoding ATP-dependent helicase codes for MFNTLSDTQRKIVYEKKGKFVVRACPGSGKTYTVAARLAHLISDWQSPHQGIAAISFTNTAWQEIQRQINDHYQMKVSYPHFLGTIDSFINRFIFLPFGHLAMKCKSRPVLVGEPHGPWSGKYFSEKIFDKISYDINGKLYVINHGTLRIRKGWESNKDIINTKKRLIKAGYATQADANYFSMKVLEKYPQIAEAIVYRFPVLIVDEAQDTSEIQMRIIDLLIDNGLSEVMLVGDPDQAIFEWHMAKPQLLNKKKEEWKENSIVLNENRRSSQKICDFTYKLSSLSEPSIAVNNEVKDYEFIPEIVVYDLEHIQDLIGSFKQLCHNHNISCTPENVAVLYRSKGFFCHLAGFKEISNNEYPWHEDDPYCQEFAKGKYLFDNGAFKEGFNLILKSFVKKNKGLHYCTAKAIEETVKDCGLIEFRKKILNIIYLLPQTNCTIGDWVKAANDKFRSEGIELEFTIKRNKGNISFDDLFCSSNKRLANADLRLGTIHSAKGETFEAVMVILKKGGIGRHYKTLLKDNVSIQDYEELRIVYVGITRPRKLLVLAVPDEEDKSAWESKLINRE; via the coding sequence ATGTTTAATACCTTATCTGATACGCAACGTAAGATCGTTTATGAAAAAAAGGGCAAATTTGTCGTCCGCGCTTGCCCTGGCAGCGGGAAAACCTATACGGTGGCGGCACGGTTGGCGCATTTGATTTCCGATTGGCAATCACCTCATCAAGGCATTGCCGCCATTTCATTCACTAACACCGCGTGGCAGGAGATTCAAAGACAAATCAACGATCATTATCAAATGAAAGTTTCTTACCCACATTTTCTCGGAACCATCGATAGTTTTATTAATAGATTTATCTTTTTACCGTTTGGACATCTTGCAATGAAATGTAAATCAAGGCCTGTGCTTGTAGGTGAACCACATGGACCATGGTCGGGGAAATATTTTTCAGAAAAAATATTTGATAAAATTAGCTATGATATTAATGGAAAACTTTATGTCATTAATCACGGGACGTTACGTATACGTAAAGGTTGGGAAAGCAATAAAGACATTATTAATACAAAGAAAAGACTGATAAAAGCCGGATATGCAACCCAAGCGGATGCGAATTATTTCAGCATGAAAGTCCTAGAAAAATATCCCCAAATCGCTGAAGCGATTGTTTATCGTTTTCCCGTGCTTATAGTTGATGAGGCTCAAGACACTTCCGAAATACAGATGAGAATAATTGACCTTTTAATAGATAATGGGCTTTCTGAAGTTATGTTAGTGGGCGATCCGGATCAAGCTATTTTTGAATGGCATATGGCAAAACCCCAATTATTAAACAAAAAAAAGGAGGAGTGGAAAGAAAATTCTATAGTTTTAAATGAAAATAGGCGCAGCTCACAAAAAATATGTGATTTTACTTATAAGCTTTCATCATTAAGCGAACCATCAATAGCTGTGAATAACGAGGTAAAGGATTATGAATTTATTCCTGAGATAGTTGTATATGATTTAGAGCATATTCAAGATCTTATCGGATCTTTTAAGCAGCTTTGTCACAACCATAATATTTCGTGTACACCAGAGAATGTTGCAGTTTTGTATAGAAGTAAAGGATTTTTTTGCCATTTGGCAGGGTTCAAAGAGATAAGTAATAATGAATACCCATGGCATGAAGACGATCCATACTGCCAAGAGTTTGCGAAAGGTAAATATCTCTTTGATAACGGTGCATTTAAAGAAGGTTTCAATTTGATACTAAAATCTTTTGTCAAAAAGAATAAGGGGTTACATTACTGTACGGCAAAAGCAATTGAAGAAACGGTCAAAGATTGCGGCCTAATTGAATTTCGAAAAAAGATACTAAACATTATATACCTTCTCCCGCAAACCAATTGCACAATTGGAGATTGGGTTAAAGCTGCAAATGATAAATTTAGAAGTGAAGGTATTGAACTTGAGTTTACGATAAAAAGGAACAAAGGTAATATAAGTTTTGATGATCTTTTTTGTTCCAGCAATAAACGATTGGCAAATGCTGATTTGAGATTGGGGACTATCCATTCGGCAAAAGGGGAGACTTTTGAAGCCGTTATGGTAATATTGAAAAAAGGGGGGATAGGAAGACATTATAAGACTCTTCTAAAAGATAACGTTAGCATTCAGGATTATGAAGAGTTAAGAATTGTTTATGTCGGAATTACGCGCCCTAGAAAATTGTTGGTACTTGCCGTTCCTGATGAAGAAGACAAGTCGGCTTGGGAAAGTAAATTGATAAATAGAGAATAA